A part of Brassica rapa cultivar Chiifu-401-42 chromosome A05, CAAS_Brap_v3.01, whole genome shotgun sequence genomic DNA contains:
- the LOC103870211 gene encoding transcription factor JUNGBRUNNEN 1: protein MEEMMGSWDKRREEQEEEEEQVLKLPGFRFHPTDEELVGFYLSQKVLLKKSSKIDEIISQIDIYKFDPWDLPRSRHTEKESYFFCKRGRKYRNSIRPNRVTGSGFWKATGIDKPIYLDGSSKAVIGLKKTLVYYIGSAGKGSKTDWMMHEFRLPTANDTIPGGSTSTHRSPTPSSLLHAEVWTLCRIFKRNASSRKYTPDSKELASWERVKPQQSNNREAAYISFGDNESSTNKINVMESKENNERNVFQLHQTPHPHQPIPMEYTSSTQVDNTVPHISNDNNMDDVNYENWDELRSVVEFAFGPSSY, encoded by the exons ATGGAGGAGATGATGGGATCGTGGGACAAAAGAAgggaagaacaagaagaagaggaggaacaAGTGTTAAAGCTCCCAGGGTTTAGGTTTCATCCGACCGATGAGGAGCTTGTAGGGTTTTATCTCTCTCAAAAAGTACTACTCAAGAAATCCAGCAAGATTGATGAGATCATCAGTCAAATCGATATCTATAAATTCGATCCATGGGATCTTCCTC GCTCGAGGCATACGGAGAAAGAGAGCTACTTCTTCTGCAAGAGAGGAAGGAAGTACAGAAACAGCATAAGACCAAACCGAGTGACTGGTTCCGGTTTCTGGAAAGCCACGGGAATAGACAAACCTATCTACCTCGATGGATCCAGCAAAGCCGTGATCGGTCTAAAGAAGACACTCGTTTATTACATCGGAAGCGCCGGGAAAGGAAGCAAGACAGATTGGATGATGCACGAGTTTCGACTCCCCACGGCCAATGACACTATCCCTGGTGGTTCCACTTCCACCCACCGTAGCCCTACTCCGTCTTCCTTGCTACATGCT GAAGTGTGGACATTGTGCCGGATATTCAAGAGGAATGCGTCTAGTAGAAAATACACTCCGGACTCGAAAGAATTAGCAAGTTGGGAACGCGTGAAGCCACAACAATCTAATAATCGCGAAGCAGCTTATATCAGTTTTGGTGACAATGAGAGTAGTACCAACAAGATCAACGTCATGGAAAGCAAAGAGAATAATGAGAGGAACGTTTTCCAGCTTCACCAAACGCCTCATCCACACCAGCCCATTCCCATGGAGTACACTAGTAGCACACAAGTGGATAACACAGTTCCACATATCTCAAACGATAATAACATGGACGATGTAAACTACGAGAACTGGGACGAGCTTCGCTCGGTTGTGGAGTTTGCTTTTGGCCCTTCCTCTTATTAG